The Syntrophorhabdales bacterium DNA window TGCGGGCCGGTGAATAGGATATCTTTTCGCGGTTTTCACCGGAGGTCCCTCGTCTACAGCCTCGCCAACAACGTTAAGCACCCTGCCCAGCACTTCCTTGCCGACTGGTACCGTGATACCCTCACCCTTGTAAAGAGCCTCCTGGCCCCGCCTTACGCCATCAGTCGTTTCCATGGCAATGCAGCGGACCGTGCTGTCACCCAGATGCTGAGCGACCTCCAGGATCAGGTTCTCCGGTTTATCGTTAATGGTCGGGTTGGTCAGGTATACGGCCCCGAAAATGGGCGGCAGGTTGTCGGCCGGGAAACGCAAGTCCACAACCGTTCCTATAACCTGTACGACCTTTCCCATCACTTCAGTACTCATTCTGAATCCCTCCTTCTACTCGCCTTGCAAGGCCTCTGCGCCGCCAACAATATCCATCATTTCGTTCGTGATGCTTTGCTGGCGTGTCTTGTTGTAAACCAGCGTCAGGTATGTAATCATCTCACCGCAATTGTTTGTGGCGTTTTCCATAGCGGCCATCCGTGCCGCATGTTCCGATGTCTGTGATTCGGCCAGGGCGAAGTATATCTTGGTCTTCACGAATTGAGGGATCAAATCGTAAATGATCTCCTCCATCTTTGGTTCGTAGAGATAATCGAGCGTCTCTTCGCTCTTTTCAACGCTAATGGGAAGGAACTCCTGGAAAAGCACCTCCTGCCTTACCGCTGATCTGAAGTGCGTGTAAATGAGATATACCTTGTCGTACTCACCGTCCATGTAGAGATTGGTGATGTCGGATGCGATAGCATCGACCACACCAGGATCTACAGTCTTTACATCTATCCATTCCTTCATTGTCTGGATGTGTCTTCTCTTGAGATAATCGCGTATCTTTTTGCCGACGAGATAGACGCCTATTTTTTCATACGTCGCCTGATTGGTGCGGATAAAATCCTCCACCGGTTTCGCGATATTCATGTTGAACGCCCCGGAGAGGCCCCGGTCAGATGCAATCGGAAGGAGAAGCACATTTTTTACCTCTTCCCTCCTTGCAAGAAGAGGATGTGCATCGTCGGGAAGGCGCGAGGCCACGCGCTTCAATAGCTCTTCCATCTTTCCGGCATACGACGTGATGCGCTCGAGCGTGGCTTGGGCCCTGGCCAATTTGGAGGCAGAGACCATGCGCATGGTCCTGGTGATAATCTGCGTGCTTTGTATGCTGTTAATTTTCCGTCTGACGTCGCGTAATGTCGCCATAGTTTAATCTGCGTTATGGTTTGAATTTTTCCTTAAAGGCATCAAGAGCCTGTTTCAGTTTCTGTTCCGTCGCGGGTTCAATCTGCAGTTTTTCACGCACCGACTTGTATATGTCAGAGTGTTCGGCCTCGATAAAGGCGAGCATCTCTTTCTCGTATTTCAGAAGGGCCGACTCCGGGTACTGATCGATGTAACCGTTCGTGCCCGCAAAAAGCAGCACGACCTGCTGCTCAACCGAGTACGGGGCATACAAGTCCTGCTTGAGAAGTTCGGTCAGGCGCGCTCCTCGAGCGAGCAATGCCTGCGTTGACTTATCCAGGTCGCTGCCGAACTTGGCGAACGCGGCCATCTCCCTGTATTGGGCAAGTTCCAGCCGTAGCCTGCCGGCCACCTGCTTCATCGCTTTTATCTGCGCGTTGCCACCCACGCGCGAGACCGATAAACCGACGTTGATCGCGGGTCTGATGCCGGAATAGAAGAGTTCGGGCTCCAGGTATATCTGTCCATCGGTGATGGAGATCACGTTCGTAGGAATGTAAGCGGACACGTCACCTGCCTGCGTTTCAATGATCGGCAGCGCGGTGAGCGAACCCCCGCCGTGCGCATCGTCCCATTTCGAAGCCCGTTCCAGCAATCTGGAATGAAGGTAGAAGATGTCGCCGGGGAACGCCTCACGAGCAGGCGGGCGGCGCAGCAGCAAAGAGAGCTGGCGGTACGCGACAGCGTGCTTCGAGAGATCATCATAAGCAACGAGCGCGTGTCTTCCTGAATTCATGAAATATTCGCCCATCGAGGTGCCTGAAAACGGAGCGAGGTATTGCAGAGGTGCGGGATCGCTCGCTGTCGCAGCCACAATTATTGTATATTCCATCGCGCCGTGGGCAGTCAACACATCCACCATGCGGGCAACGGATGAGCGCTTCTGGCCGATAGCCACGTAGATGCAGTAGACGCCCTTTCCTTTCTGATTGATGATCGCATCGATGATGATAGCCGTTTTACCGGTGCCTCTGTCGCCGATGATCAGCTCCCTTTGGCCTCTCCCGATGGGGATCATCGCATCTATGGCCTTGATGCCTGTCTGAAGCGGTTCTTTCACCGGTTGCCTCACAACGACACCCGGCGCG harbors:
- the atpG gene encoding ATP synthase F1 subunit gamma, yielding MATLRDVRRKINSIQSTQIITRTMRMVSASKLARAQATLERITSYAGKMEELLKRVASRLPDDAHPLLARREEVKNVLLLPIASDRGLSGAFNMNIAKPVEDFIRTNQATYEKIGVYLVGKKIRDYLKRRHIQTMKEWIDVKTVDPGVVDAIASDITNLYMDGEYDKVYLIYTHFRSAVRQEVLFQEFLPISVEKSEETLDYLYEPKMEEIIYDLIPQFVKTKIYFALAESQTSEHAARMAAMENATNNCGEMITYLTLVYNKTRQQSITNEMMDIVGGAEALQGE
- the atpA gene encoding F0F1 ATP synthase subunit alpha, which codes for MAVKADEISRIIEQKISGFEREIDLQETGTVISVGDGIARIYGLENAMAGELVEFPHSIEGMVLNLEEDNVGVVIFGEDYGIKEGDLVKRTSRIAQVPVGEALIGRVVDALGNPLDGKGPIETKEYRNVEQRAPGVVVRQPVKEPLQTGIKAIDAMIPIGRGQRELIIGDRGTGKTAIIIDAIINQKGKGVYCIYVAIGQKRSSVARMVDVLTAHGAMEYTIIVAATASDPAPLQYLAPFSGTSMGEYFMNSGRHALVAYDDLSKHAVAYRQLSLLLRRPPAREAFPGDIFYLHSRLLERASKWDDAHGGGSLTALPIIETQAGDVSAYIPTNVISITDGQIYLEPELFYSGIRPAINVGLSVSRVGGNAQIKAMKQVAGRLRLELAQYREMAAFAKFGSDLDKSTQALLARGARLTELLKQDLYAPYSVEQQVVLLFAGTNGYIDQYPESALLKYEKEMLAFIEAEHSDIYKSVREKLQIEPATEQKLKQALDAFKEKFKP